The Montipora capricornis isolate CH-2021 chromosome 3, ASM3666992v2, whole genome shotgun sequence genome window below encodes:
- the LOC138043356 gene encoding P2X purinoceptor 7-like yields MIWDVATESVAENRISCKCKSTCSTKRTANTNRGCPCKGAGRTCGNECSCGSTAKPCRNKPGGDTARHPASSNRRPQPYQIESRPSEDEERVRENNDVKEFIQTLDEPMVRKLCIRSLRRGVGSMDFIQGLLIMEDDLDEGHEEDESDVTPTPITLTDLASSSNAGTPDPAPSLSNNAIPWCKCGVCQMMPQEIENKCCGLRRCVTTHTRFSKLCLDPDVIQLAIRNRGDIRNDRDDNSTRAFRKTAYRQYILDRYGYLGKGNRKVCPSCVVTVIRRHYPSQTGVYMGYRAE; encoded by the exons ATGATCTGGGACGTGGCGACAGAGTCTGTGGCG GAAAATCGCATCTCGTGCAAATGCAAAAGCACTTGTTCAACAAAACGAACGGCAAATACCAATAGAGGATGTCCTTGCAAGGGTGCTGGACGAACATGTGGCAATGAATGTTCTTGTGGATCAACGGCGAAGCCTTGCCGAAACAAG CCTGGTGGAGACACAGCACGCCATCCAGCTTCAAGCAACAGAAGGCCCCAGCCTTATCAGATTGAAAGCAGGCCCAGTGAAGACGAAGAAAGAGTGAGGGAAAACAATGATGTAAAG GAGTTCATACAGACGCTTGATGAGCCCATGGTGCGAAAGCTCTGCATCAGAAGCCTGCGAAGGGGTGTAGGAAGCATGGACTTCATCCAGGGGCTCTTGATCATGGAGGATGACCTGGATGAAGGACATGAAGAGGATGAAAGTGATGTTACCCCCACCCCTATTACCTTGACTGATCTTGCTTCCAGTTCGAATGCTGGAACACCAGATCCTGCGCCTTCTCTTAGCAACAATGCCATACCATGGTGCAAGTGTGGggtgtgtcaaatgatgccccAAGAGATTGAAAACAAATGTTGTGGTTTACGACGCTGTGTTACAACGCACACTCGATTTTCAAAGCTTTGTTTAGATCCAGATGTGATACAGTTAGCCATAAGGAACAGGGGGGACATCCGAAACGACAGGGACGACAACAGCACTCGGGCTTTTAGAAAGACTGCCTATCGTCAGTATATACTGGATAGATATGGTTACCTAGGTAAGGGAAACAGGAAAGTGTGTCCTTCCTGTGTTGTCACTGTTATCCGGAGGCACTATCCATCCCAAACTGGTGTTTACATGGGATACAGGGCTGAGTAA
- the LOC138043357 gene encoding uncharacterized protein, with the protein MPSVSNIPTMPIRYPKLSRLEEQGTLKEEVSLAKDTKVICSLDLFLELFKYCRQPGCVNQAIIKHHTIGPTLIVNWKCSSGHQGKFTSSKDVNDVYVNNIQTAAAILLSGNSFFKIEKMARFMGLSFFSDATFYRVQRLYLIPVVNEWWSWQREQILKDFINKEVIVCGNGQCDSPGHTAKNLCYFLMELVSGYILEVEVKDKRHVNLVSVNMEKRALQSALQRLKGVLNVVEIVTDASSTIKKLIGVFHSLDVWHKSKSIRKCLAKVGKLKDMDKIKDWADDIILHFWHCASSCKDTATTSDDEAVEIMKNKWIGLLHHVCDEHDWVGGSCEHDELQEHSLPWFDRRDKDFEALQKIILEPQLLASFKSYVRFRHTGSIECANNLSLAYASKRCSYSYKVYKARKQLAAIDWNFHLNQETATTKSGEQIVTRKYNQRTKEWDSKIVKVKKTYDYMPVMMAKILRLRNEDVDIVTRRVSLNESDPAFLAPTIADKPPPPSNELFIARRSRFKNASNAGSSEPESSTDTSNT; encoded by the exons ATGCCCTCTGTTTCTAACATTCCCACTATGCCCATACGATATCCCAAGCTTAGTAGGCTAGAGGAGCAGGGTACCCTTAAGGAAGAAGTCTCACTGGCCAAGGATACCAAAGTGATTTGCTCACTTGATTTGTTCTTGGAGCTCTTCAAGTATTGCCGTCAACCAGGCTGTGTTAATCAAGCAATCATTAAACACCACACTATTGGTCCTACTTTGATAGTCAACTGGAAGTGTTCGTCTGGTCACCAGGGAAAGTTTACATCATCAAAAGATGTAAATGATGTGTATGTAAATAACATACAAACAGCTGCTGCCATCCTGCTAtcagggaacagtttctttaaaattgagaaaatggCTAGATTTATGGGTCTGTCCTTCTTCTCAGATGCCACATTCTACCGGGTGCAGAGACTGTACCTGATACCTGTTGTTAATGAGTGGTGGTCCTGGCAGAGGGAGCAGATTCTCAAAGATTTTATTAATAAAGAAGTGATTGTCTGTGGTAATGGCCAGTGTGATTCTCCTGGGCATACAGCTAAGAATTTATGTTATTTCTTGATGGAGCTGGTCAGTGGCTATATCCTGGAGGTTGAGGTGAAGGACAAACGTCATGTTAATTTGGTGTCTGTTAACATGGAGAAAAGGGCATTACAGAGTGCGCTTCAGCGGCTTAAAGGAGTCTTGAATGTTGTTGAAATTGTCACTGATGCCTCGTCAACAATAAAAAAGTTGATTG GAGTGTTCCACAGTCTGGATGTGTGGCACAAATCAAAGAGTATAAGGAAGTGCCTGGCAAAG GTTGGAAAATTAAAAGACATGGACAAGATAAAGGATTGGGCAGATGACATAATCCTGCATTTCTGGCATTGTGCAAGCAGCTGCAAGGACACGGCCACAACCAGTGACGACGAGGCTGTTGAAATCATGAAG aatAAATGGATTGGACTTCTGCATCATGTGTGTGACGAACATGACTGGGTTGGAGGTAGTTGTGAACATGATGAGTTACAAGAACATAGCCTTCCATGGTTTGACCGCAGGGATAAGGACTTTGAAGCGCTTCAGAAGATCATTTTAGAACCACAGCTCCTTGCAAGCTTCAAATCTTATGTTAGATTCAG GCATACCGGAAGTATCGAGTGTGCTAACAATCTTTCACTGGCATATGCATCCAAAAGATGTTCATACAG TTACAAAGTGTACAAGGCTCGAAAACAGCTCGCAGCCATTGATTGGAATTTCCATTTAAACCAAGAGACTGCAACAACAAAGTCTGGAGAGCAAATAGTTACAAGGAAATATAACCAGAGAACAAAGGAATGGGATTCAAAAATTGTCAAAGTGAAGAAAACTTACGACTACATGCCTGTCATGATGGCCAAGATCCTTCGCCTCAGAAACGAAGATGTGGACATTGTCACGCGACGAGTGTCCCTAAATGAAAGCGACCCAGCATTCCTGGCACCCACTATTGCTGACAAACCGCCACCTCCTTCAAATGAGCTATTTATTGCACGCAGGAGCAGATTTAAGAATGCTAGTAATGCAGGCAGTTCAGAGCCAGAATCTTCAACTGACACTTCAAATACGTGA
- the LOC138040531 gene encoding uncharacterized protein encodes MRPLVKHWRSQALRIVVYLDDGLGVCGTKDTCLRQSLLVHSDLISSGFVPNKDKCMWIPSQLLRWLGFHWDFARGLLSIPEDKISVLLASIGEVSSSRVVTARMLAQVTGRIISCMLVFGHICKIMTKALHSVIVDRASWNAGVFLTDEAISELNYWCANARALNSRPFVYPVNVPHHIVYSDASDVACASYIYFEVDGFLVAHKNFDDLEMKQSSTWRELKSVSFALRSFAPILHNSSVKLYTDNKAVAFITDSGSNKPHLNTIAKDIFCLSSAHGIRLSVEWIPRTLNQKVDYYSKIVDFDDWCVSNDYFRAIDS; translated from the coding sequence ATGCGTCCCCTCGTCAAGCATTGGCGTTCTCAGGCCCTCCGCATTGTAGTTTATTTAGATGACGGTCTGGGAGTATGTGGTACGAAGGATACTTGCCTTCGACAATCTTTGTTGGTGCATTCTGATTTAATTAGCTCGGGGTTCGTCCCAAATAAGGATAAGTGTATGTGGATCCCTAGTCAGTTGCTTCGCTGGCTTGGTTTTCACTGGGATTTTGCTCGGGGCTTGTTGTCTATTCCTGAAGATAAGATATCAGTTCTGCTTGCGTCCATAGGGGAGGTTTCTAGTTCTCGTGTAGTAACTGCCAGGATGCTGGCTCAGGTTACCGGGCGTATCATTTCCTGTATGCTTGTTTTTGGCCATATTTGCAAGATTATGACGAAAGCATTGCATTCTGTTATTGTAGATAGAGCATCTTGGAATGCCGGGGTTTTTCTTACTGATGAAGCTATTTCTGAGTTAAATTATTGGTGTGCCAATGCTCGGGCACTTAATTCTAGACCTTTTGTCTATCCAGTTAATGTTCCTCATCACATTGTCTATTCCGACGCTAGTGACGTTGCTTGCGCTTCTTACATTTATTTTGAGGTCGACGGGTTTCTTGTTGCCCACAAGAATTTTGATGATCTTGAAATGAAGCAAAGCTCCACTTGGAGGGAATTGAAGTCTGTTAGTTTTGCGTTGAGAAGTTTTGCTCCCATTTTGCATAATTCCTCTGTTAAGCTTTATACTGATAATAAAGCTGTAGCGTTCATTACAGATTCCGGGAGCAATAAGCCACATTTAAATACTATTGCTaaggatattttctgtttgtCTTCTGCTCATGGTATTAGGTTGTCAGTGGAATGGATTCCTCGTACGCTTAATCAGAAAGTTGATTATTACAGTAAGATCGTTGATTTTGACGACTGGTGTGTTTCCAACGATTATTTTCGTGCAATAGATTCTTGA
- the LOC138041455 gene encoding uncharacterized protein, with translation MSNPPPETASFQPQQIDFSNSETISLISSLLDSKLQKTFGDFKRSLDEREVETRRELKKLKTDSKAASSLQFKGNRIQFEFNTQLLDCLDLAISNLSEGNLLAVQEHLQKAKSDLEKRIKLIRFADKSPAGWAAVEEYESDELAENSEDEKKLRAAERRAFTKIKQKSSGKSRVSRFSNAAKFRDFQAVQVPGSSTSAVTSFPFSAHRSYFHQPFRAARHVQPSDICFNCNQRGHWSNSPACPLFYKTRSSLPSTAASSTSTKSTTV, from the coding sequence ATGTCTAATCCACCGCCGGAAACTGCATCATTCCAACCTCAACAGATAGACTTTTCTAATTCCGAGACGATCTCGCTGATTTCTTCCCTTCTTGATTCGAAGTTGCAGAAAACATTTGGCGATTTCAAGCGCTCCTTGGACGAACGCGAGGTGGAAACTCGGCGAGAactaaagaaattgaaaacagacTCTAAGGCAGCTAGTTCACTTCAatttaaaggtaacagaatccaGTTTGAGTTTAATACACAGCTCCTTGACTGCCTTGATCTGGCTATCTCTAATCTGTCCGAGGGAAACCTGCTGGCTGTTCAAGAACATCTCCAAAAGGCCAAGTCTGACCTTGAGAAACGCATTAAGTTGATCCGCTTTGCTGATAAAAGTCCCGCTGGCTGGGCTGCAGTTGAAGAATATGAGTCCGACGAACTCGCTGAAAATTCAGAAGACGAGAAGAAACTTCGGGCAGCTGAGCGTCGTGCGTTTACCAAGATTAAGCAGAAGTCTTCCGGCAAATCTCGTGTTTCAAGGTTCTCAAATGCTGCTAAATTCCGAGATTTTCAGGCTGTACAAGTCCCTGGATCTTCGACTTCTGCTGTTACGTCTTTTCCATTTTCTGCTCACCGCTCTTATTTTCATCAGCCCTTTCGTGCCGCCCGACACGTCCAGCCTTCTGACATCTGCTTTAACTGCAATCAGCGAGGACACTGGTCTAATTCGCCAGCCTGTcctttgttctacaaaacaagatCTAGTCTCCCCAGCACTGCCGCCAGTTCAACGTCCACAAAGTCAACCACCGTCTGA